A stretch of Spodoptera frugiperda isolate SF20-4 chromosome 6, AGI-APGP_CSIRO_Sfru_2.0, whole genome shotgun sequence DNA encodes these proteins:
- the LOC118267895 gene encoding fatty acyl-CoA reductase 1-like, producing the protein MAMETETLDPAQALMMKVSDRFKPVQDLTARGTSSVQQFYSGATVFLTGGSGFLGKHLIEKLFRATKISKMYILLRCKKGKSIEQRLQEMLQDSLYDTLRELQPDFVNKIVAVSGDTSELKLGLSDKDWNTLVDEVDLIFHLAATTRFDETLKMATFINIRGTREMLALGKACKKLRSFVYVSTAFSHARYDRVNMEVLEKFYPSPISPETMIGIAETLDEEKINDITTSLTKKWPNTYTFTKAITEELVNTMGKDLPICVVRPAIVICTLQEPAPGWVDKSCIYGASGCLFATGLGVMHVTFAKRDNLVALIPVDYVNNATIVAAWETAKTKRLAPENNEIKIYTLTSSNRNVIYWDAFEAIMCGEVRNKYPTPKMVGYGSIKITHNRLLFWIYSWIMHLIPAYTLDAFAVLCGKERRYGKLAQKLKKLTLALSYFLTHQWKFVDLNTAALHASLSEDDQKIFNFDVTDINWEEYMCTWCIGLRKYLVKDELKGTLYARKKQTVFKYATFILFPIYLYGLFKIMYLAMYYFVYFLVFLFNLIY; encoded by the exons ATGGCAATGGAGACGGAAACATTGGATCCCGCACAAGCTCTCATGATGAAGGTATCTGACCGGTTCAAGCCGGTGCAGGACTTAACTGCTCGTGGTACGTCCAGCGTGCAGCAGTTTTACTCCGGAGCTACCGTATTCCTGACTGGAGGATCAGGATTTCTTGGGAAGCATCTGATTGAAAAACTTTTTAG AGCTACCAAAATTTCCAAAATGTACATCTTATTAAGATGCAAGAAAGGAAAGTCTATAGAGCAGAGGCTGCAGGAAATGTTACAAGATTCT ttatacgACACATTACGAGAACTGCAGCCAGATTTCGTCAACAAAATAGTTGCTGTGTCAGGTGATACATCAGAACTAAAGCTTGGCTTGAGTGACAAAGACTGGAACACACTTGTTGATGAG gTGGACCTAATATTCCATTTGGCTGCTACGACAAGATTCGACGAAACTCTCAAGATGGCAACTTTCATCAATATTCGTGGCACGAGAGAGATGCTTGCTTTAGGGAAAGCATGTAAAAAACTAAG GTCATTTGTTTACGTATCTACAGCTTTTTCACATGCACGCTATGATCGTGTAAACATGGAAGTATTAGAAAAATTTTATCCATCTCCAATAAGTCCTGAAACCATGATTGGCATAGCTGAAACATTAGATGAAGAGAAAATTAATGATATAACAACAAG TCTAACAAAAAAATGGCCTAACACGTATACGTTTACAAAAGCAATCACTGAAGAGTTAGTTAATACGATGGGGAAAGATCTTCCAATATGTGTGGTGAGGCCAGCAATAG taatATGCACTTTACAAGAACCAGCTCCGGGGTGGGTAGACAAGTCTTGTATCTATGGAGCCAGTGGA TGTCTTTTCGCAACTGGACTGGGGGTGATGCACGTTACGTTCGCTAAACGTGACAATTTAGTAGCACTCATTCCCGTGGACTATGTGAATAACGCCACCATAGTTGCTGCCTGGGAGACGGCTAAGACTAAAAGATTGGCGCCAGAGAACAACGAAATTAAGATTTATACACTCACATCGTCTAATCGAAATGTAATTTATTGGG ATGCTTTTGAGGCTATTATGTGTGGAGAAGTACGTAACAAGTATCCAACACCAAAGATGGTTGGATACGGCTCTATAAAGATCACCCATAATCGACTACTGTTTTGGATATACTCCTGGATAATGCATCTAATTCCTGCATATACTTTAGATGCATTTGCCGTGCTATGCGGTAAAGAAAGGAG ATACGGAAAATTAGCTCAGAAGCTGAAAAAACTGACACTGGCGTTGTCTTATTTTCTCACACATCAGTGGAAATTCGTTGACCTAAACACGGCAGCATTGCATGCCAGTCTTTCTGAAGATGACcaaaagattttcaactttgaCGTCACAGATATTAATTGGGAAGAATACATGTGCACATGGTGCATTGGCTTAAGAAAGTACCTTGTGAAGGATGAACTAAAAGGTACTTTATACGCACGCAAAAAACAAACTGTTTTTAAATACGCAACGTTTATTTTGTTTCCCATATATTTATACGGTTTGTTCAAAATCATGTATTTAgcaatgtattattttgtatactttcttgtatttttgtttaacttaatatattaa